From one Paracoccus alcaliphilus genomic stretch:
- a CDS encoding DegT/DnrJ/EryC1/StrS family aminotransferase, which translates to MAIRPFTRSFTQQEPIPEDAIAAAVEVMQTGRLHRYNTAPGEESQAAALEREVAAWQGSRFALACASGGAALRIALRAAGIGLGDTVLTNGFTLAPVPGAIVAVGARPVLVEIDENLCLDLDDLEARIARHRPAAVMASHMRGHLCDMDRLAAICAAAGAALIEDCAHTQGARWRGRRSGSFGLAGAFSTQTYKHLNSGEGGILVSDDPDFMARAILLSGSYMLYARHGAAPEESHFQAALLDVPNQSARMDNLRAALLRPQLARIDDAVRRWNARYDAVARSLARAPQLVLPHRPPEEGFVGSSIQFRIPGISTEAARHFVADAADLGVELKWFGADEPVGFTSAHHSWRYVEPQALPRTDAILAGLFDMRLPLTFTLEDCTQIGEIIAAGAAHLVPEAHP; encoded by the coding sequence ATGGCGATCCGGCCCTTCACCCGCAGCTTCACTCAGCAGGAACCGATCCCCGAAGATGCGATCGCCGCCGCGGTCGAGGTCATGCAGACGGGCCGGCTGCACCGCTACAACACCGCTCCTGGCGAGGAATCGCAGGCCGCGGCCCTGGAACGGGAGGTTGCCGCCTGGCAGGGCAGCCGCTTTGCGTTGGCTTGCGCCTCGGGCGGGGCGGCGCTGCGCATTGCGCTGCGTGCGGCGGGCATCGGGCTCGGCGACACGGTCCTGACCAATGGCTTCACCCTGGCCCCGGTGCCGGGGGCCATCGTCGCCGTCGGCGCGCGTCCGGTGCTGGTCGAGATCGACGAGAACCTGTGCCTCGATCTGGATGATCTCGAAGCCAGGATCGCGCGGCACCGGCCGGCGGCGGTGATGGCCTCGCACATGCGCGGGCATCTGTGCGACATGGACCGGCTGGCGGCGATCTGCGCGGCGGCGGGGGCTGCGCTGATTGAGGACTGCGCGCACACCCAGGGCGCGCGCTGGCGCGGGCGGCGCAGCGGTTCCTTCGGGCTTGCCGGGGCTTTTAGCACCCAGACCTACAAGCACCTGAACTCGGGCGAGGGGGGGATCCTCGTCTCGGACGATCCGGACTTCATGGCCCGTGCGATCCTGCTGTCGGGCTCGTACATGCTGTACGCCCGCCATGGGGCCGCGCCGGAGGAGAGCCATTTCCAGGCCGCCCTGCTGGACGTGCCAAACCAGTCGGCCCGCATGGACAACCTGCGCGCCGCGCTGCTGCGCCCGCAGCTGGCCCGGATCGACGATGCGGTGCGTCGCTGGAACGCGCGCTATGACGCGGTGGCCCGCAGCCTGGCCCGTGCGCCGCAGCTGGTGCTGCCGCACCGCCCGCCCGAGGAAGGGTTCGTCGGCAGCTCGATCCAGTTCCGCATTCCCGGCATCAGCACCGAGGCCGCCCGCCACTTTGTCGCCGACGCGGCCGACTTGGGGGTAGAACTGAAATGGTTCGGCGCTGACGAGCCCGTGGGCTTCACCTCGGCTCATCACAGCTGGCGCTATGTCGAGCCGCAGGCGCTGCCGCGCACCGACGCAATCCTGGCGGGGCTATTCGACATGCGCCTGCCGCTGACCTTCACCCTAGAGGATTGCACGCAGATCGGCGAGATCATCGCCGCCGGCGCCGCCCACCTTGTCCCCGAGGCGCATCCATGA
- a CDS encoding D-cysteine desulfhydrase — protein MLLSRFPRTFLAHLPTPLERMDRLSKELGGPEIWIKRDDCTGMSTGGNKTRKLEFLMAEAEAQGADTVITQGATQSNHARQTAAFAAKLGFGCHILLEDRTGSKDESYNHNGNVLLDHLHGATTECFVGGLDMNAEMEKVADRMRAQGRKVYTIPGGGSNTTGALGYVNCAFELIGQANDRGLVIDHLIHATGSAGTQAGLITGLKAMNAQVPLLGIGVRAPKPKQEENVFKLAQATAQKIGAPDAVRREDVVANTDYVGEGYGIPTADGLEAIAMFAELEGILLDPVYSAKGAAGMIDLIRKGHFKKGERLVFLHTGGAAALFGYSAAFDFSDRRVSSEAA, from the coding sequence ATGCTGCTGTCTCGCTTTCCCCGCACTTTCCTAGCACATTTGCCTACCCCGTTGGAGCGGATGGACCGCCTGTCAAAGGAACTTGGCGGGCCGGAGATCTGGATCAAGCGCGACGACTGCACCGGCATGTCGACGGGCGGCAACAAGACCCGCAAGCTGGAATTCCTGATGGCCGAGGCCGAAGCGCAAGGGGCGGACACCGTCATCACCCAGGGCGCCACGCAGTCGAACCATGCCCGCCAGACCGCGGCCTTTGCCGCCAAGCTGGGCTTTGGCTGCCACATCCTGCTGGAGGACCGCACCGGCAGCAAGGACGAGAGCTACAATCACAACGGCAATGTGCTGCTGGATCACCTGCACGGCGCGACGACCGAATGCTTTGTCGGCGGCCTGGACATGAATGCCGAGATGGAAAAGGTCGCCGACCGGATGCGCGCCCAAGGCCGCAAGGTCTATACGATCCCGGGCGGCGGCTCGAACACGACCGGGGCGCTTGGCTATGTCAACTGCGCGTTCGAACTGATCGGTCAGGCCAATGACCGCGGCCTGGTGATCGACCACCTGATCCACGCCACCGGCAGTGCCGGCACGCAGGCGGGCCTGATCACCGGACTCAAGGCGATGAATGCGCAGGTGCCGCTGCTGGGTATCGGCGTGCGTGCGCCCAAGCCCAAGCAAGAGGAGAACGTCTTCAAGCTGGCTCAGGCGACTGCGCAGAAGATCGGCGCCCCCGACGCGGTCCGGCGCGAGGATGTGGTTGCCAACACGGACTATGTCGGCGAGGGCTATGGTATCCCGACCGCGGATGGCCTGGAGGCCATTGCCATGTTCGCGGAACTGGAAGGGATCCTGCTGGACCCGGTCTATTCGGCCAAGGGTGCGGCGGGCATGATCGACCTGATCCGCAAGGGCCATTTCAAGAAAGGCGAGCGGCTGGTCTTCCTGCACACCGGTGGGGCGGCGGCGCTGTTCGGCTATAGCGCCGCGTTCGATTTCAGCGACCGGCGCGTCAGTTCCGAGGCGGCCTGA
- a CDS encoding LysR family transcriptional regulator, protein MRLEWIEDILAVADTGSMIRAAERRFLTQSAFSRRLRTIEEQLGVELFDRSRKPAELRRAVLEHCEEMRKIADSLRKLRSDLVRGNGGEHTRIVIASQHAITAAIAPILIQAITEPGHIDIRLRSANRENCYTLLLTRQADFMLSYSTDRQPLIFDPDFIETCVLGREQLIPVFSSQDAERLNAAWERRQVPVVLYPNDVFLGKVVRDEIWPRFTADLFRPYAETALTLAALQFALIGAALVWVPRSLAQPYILKGELEELSNTYGTAELTLSLSRINGSRSPHAEATWTMLISCGQTQLSAILD, encoded by the coding sequence ATGCGGCTTGAATGGATTGAGGATATCCTAGCGGTCGCTGACACTGGTTCAATGATCCGGGCGGCCGAGCGACGGTTTCTGACCCAATCGGCCTTTTCTCGTCGTTTGCGGACGATCGAGGAACAGTTGGGAGTCGAGTTGTTCGACCGCAGCCGCAAGCCGGCCGAATTGCGCCGGGCGGTTCTCGAGCACTGTGAGGAGATGCGCAAGATTGCCGACAGCTTGCGCAAGTTGCGCAGCGATCTTGTACGCGGCAACGGCGGAGAACACACCCGCATCGTGATCGCCAGCCAACATGCCATCACGGCCGCCATCGCACCGATACTGATCCAAGCCATTACTGAGCCGGGCCATATCGATATCCGTCTGCGATCGGCCAATAGGGAGAATTGCTATACCCTTCTGCTAACGCGGCAGGCCGATTTCATGCTATCTTACAGTACAGATCGCCAGCCGCTGATTTTTGATCCGGATTTCATCGAGACATGTGTGCTGGGACGGGAACAATTGATCCCGGTCTTTTCCAGCCAGGATGCCGAGCGTCTTAATGCGGCATGGGAACGACGTCAGGTTCCGGTCGTTCTCTATCCGAACGACGTGTTTTTGGGAAAAGTGGTTCGAGATGAAATCTGGCCCAGATTCACTGCCGACTTATTTCGTCCGTATGCAGAAACCGCACTTACTCTGGCCGCCCTGCAATTTGCCCTTATAGGTGCCGCTTTGGTTTGGGTGCCGCGCTCGCTAGCCCAACCGTATATTCTCAAGGGTGAGCTTGAGGAGTTAAGCAATACATACGGGACCGCCGAACTAACGCTGTCACTTTCTCGAATCAACGGTTCCCGCTCCCCTCACGCCGAGGCAACCTGGACCATGCTGATCTCCTGCGGTCAAACTCAGTTGTCCGCGATACTTGACTGA
- a CDS encoding NAD(P)/FAD-dependent oxidoreductase, which yields MGGIVIIGAGQAGTSLAAKLRMLGYQEAITLIGKEPVPPYQRPPLSKGYLLGDIGLERLYLRAPSYWEEQGVTLRLGSPVTAINRTAKFVRVDGECIPYDQLALTTGSRPRQIPTAVGGDLAGVYTVRTLADVDAMAPEFQAGRRLLVVGGGYIGLEAAAVGAKLGLNVTLIEMASRILQRVAAPETSDYFRRLHNSHGVRILESMGLVRLTGENRVSGVVLSDGSERPVDFVIVGIGITPMTFLAEEAGLEIDNGIRTDELGRSSDPHIWAAGDCASFPYKGGRIRLESVGNAIDQAETVAENMLGAGKAYKARPWFWSDQYDVKLQIAGLNTGYDHIAVRVGEGVSASFWYYRNNQLLAVDVVNDVRAYMIGKRLIEAGRSPNPAIITDTKADLHSLLKLREDQMLPLKN from the coding sequence ATGGGCGGGATCGTGATTATCGGCGCGGGACAGGCGGGCACATCGCTTGCCGCGAAGCTCCGAATGCTCGGCTACCAAGAGGCGATCACCCTGATTGGTAAGGAGCCGGTGCCTCCTTACCAACGCCCGCCGCTCTCCAAGGGCTATCTTTTGGGGGACATAGGTCTGGAACGACTCTATTTGCGCGCGCCCTCCTACTGGGAGGAGCAGGGCGTGACGCTTCGTCTCGGTTCACCAGTGACGGCGATCAACCGGACTGCGAAGTTTGTGCGCGTCGATGGAGAATGCATTCCCTACGATCAGCTCGCGCTGACCACAGGCTCACGTCCGCGTCAAATTCCTACAGCGGTGGGCGGCGATCTGGCAGGCGTTTATACCGTCCGCACGCTGGCCGATGTCGACGCGATGGCTCCAGAATTCCAGGCCGGGCGCCGGCTCCTTGTCGTCGGCGGTGGCTACATTGGCCTCGAAGCGGCGGCTGTGGGTGCGAAACTTGGGCTCAACGTCACTTTGATTGAGATGGCATCGCGCATTCTGCAAAGGGTCGCCGCGCCCGAGACTTCGGACTACTTCCGCAGGCTCCACAACAGTCATGGCGTGAGGATCCTCGAGAGCATGGGCCTCGTTCGATTGACTGGCGAGAATCGCGTATCGGGCGTTGTACTATCGGACGGCAGCGAGCGGCCGGTTGATTTCGTTATCGTCGGGATCGGTATCACGCCAATGACGTTTCTTGCCGAAGAGGCCGGACTTGAGATCGACAATGGTATCCGCACCGATGAGTTGGGCCGAAGTTCTGATCCGCACATCTGGGCCGCGGGCGACTGCGCGTCATTTCCCTACAAGGGCGGGCGCATCCGGCTCGAAAGCGTGGGCAACGCCATTGACCAAGCCGAGACCGTAGCCGAGAACATGCTCGGCGCAGGGAAAGCCTACAAAGCAAGGCCGTGGTTCTGGTCTGACCAATATGACGTGAAATTGCAGATCGCTGGATTAAATACAGGCTACGACCACATTGCTGTGCGCGTCGGCGAGGGAGTGTCGGCTAGCTTCTGGTATTACAGGAACAACCAGCTGCTCGCGGTCGACGTGGTGAACGATGTCCGTGCCTACATGATTGGCAAGCGGTTGATCGAGGCGGGAAGGTCTCCTAACCCTGCAATAATCACAGATACCAAAGCCGACTTACACTCTCTTTTGAAATTACGAGAAGATCAAATGCTCCCGCTTAAAAATTGA
- a CDS encoding 2Fe-2S iron-sulfur cluster-binding protein, with amino-acid sequence MARITYIEYQGPAHTVEVATGRTVMEGARDNGIPGIEAECGGACACSTCHVYVDPAWVERLPSKDSMENDMLEFAYEPDPTRSRLTCQIKVSDALDGLIVYMPETQI; translated from the coding sequence GTGGCAAGAATTACGTATATCGAATATCAGGGACCCGCACACACGGTCGAAGTTGCCACCGGACGAACCGTGATGGAGGGCGCCCGCGACAACGGCATTCCCGGCATTGAAGCCGAATGCGGTGGCGCCTGCGCCTGCTCAACCTGTCACGTTTATGTTGATCCAGCTTGGGTTGAAAGGTTGCCTAGCAAGGATTCGATGGAGAACGACATGCTCGAGTTTGCCTATGAGCCTGACCCGACCCGCTCGCGGCTAACTTGCCAGATAAAGGTCAGCGACGCATTGGACGGGCTAATCGTGTACATGCCCGAGACGCAGATTTGA
- a CDS encoding ABC transporter substrate-binding protein, with the protein MTIDNGAIISMIRRIKPDGSKARKKPQLPRQAKLSQKPTEVRYMTRTVRLMIGTAALLLGAGATMAETIVIGHFGDPTPMNVARAEAKFEAATDWDIEWRTFASGTDVIAAMASGDVAISELGSSPLAIAASQGVDLKMFMMSYAIGQSESLIVRNGAGIASLEDLTGKRVAVPVGSTAHFSLVGALDHAGISESDVTIMNMPPDQIAAAWEQSAIDAAFIWQPVQSQLMEKGSRLLGADKTAEWGFPTFNAWVVNSDFASTNAEALAAFAKTMDDANQAYLSQRSAWTADSGEVQAVAKMTGAAPDQVPAILEGYTFIPLSEQLSGPWLRDAAATMKATAEFLKAAGRIDNTIEDYSAFVDDGIAKSAAR; encoded by the coding sequence ATGACCATCGACAACGGGGCAATCATATCAATGATACGTCGGATCAAACCCGACGGGTCAAAGGCCAGAAAGAAGCCACAACTACCACGACAGGCTAAACTGTCTCAAAAACCGACGGAGGTACGATATATGACAAGAACTGTACGCCTGATGATCGGCACGGCCGCCTTGTTGCTAGGCGCCGGGGCAACCATGGCCGAAACAATCGTGATCGGCCATTTTGGTGATCCGACACCAATGAACGTCGCACGCGCCGAGGCAAAGTTTGAAGCCGCCACGGATTGGGACATCGAATGGCGGACCTTTGCGTCTGGAACCGATGTGATCGCCGCAATGGCGTCAGGTGACGTAGCGATCTCGGAACTCGGCTCCTCGCCGCTGGCAATCGCCGCCAGCCAAGGGGTCGATCTGAAAATGTTCATGATGTCTTATGCGATCGGCCAATCCGAAAGCCTGATAGTGCGCAACGGCGCAGGGATAGCGTCCCTTGAAGACCTCACGGGAAAGCGCGTGGCGGTTCCAGTCGGTTCGACTGCGCATTTCTCGCTCGTCGGTGCACTTGATCATGCCGGCATCTCCGAAAGCGACGTGACGATCATGAATATGCCGCCCGACCAAATCGCTGCCGCTTGGGAGCAGAGCGCAATTGACGCCGCCTTCATCTGGCAGCCGGTTCAGAGCCAGCTTATGGAAAAGGGATCACGCCTGCTTGGGGCCGACAAGACCGCCGAATGGGGATTTCCAACCTTCAACGCCTGGGTCGTAAATTCTGACTTTGCCTCCACAAACGCCGAAGCTCTCGCCGCTTTCGCGAAGACGATGGATGATGCCAATCAAGCTTACCTATCCCAACGCTCCGCTTGGACGGCGGACAGTGGGGAGGTTCAGGCCGTGGCAAAGATGACCGGAGCAGCGCCCGATCAGGTGCCGGCAATTCTTGAAGGTTATACGTTCATACCACTCAGCGAGCAGCTGAGCGGTCCTTGGCTGCGCGATGCGGCCGCGACAATGAAGGCCACGGCTGAGTTCCTGAAGGCCGCTGGACGGATTGACAATACGATTGAGGATTATTCGGCCTTTGTTGATGACGGCATCGCTAAGTCAGCGGCGAGATAA
- a CDS encoding sterol desaturase family protein, whose amino-acid sequence MTASNDPKPSLPGWNYTPNVPIEVSPLFQWPPRPFAVLRWLWDSWFLISERLIIVGIAFASLVWTQPPLEVTRNLELGWIAQIWLRNIFLMTLIAGGLHIYFYRWNAQGKKLRYDPRPLMVNGRQFTLGGQIRDNMFWTLASGVTIWTGYECLMFWAMGNGWAPVLNWEDNPVWFVALFLAIPLWESFYFYLIHRALHWPPLYKRVHSLHHRNVNVGPWSGMSMHPVEHVIFLGSVLIHWIIPANPVHILYHMQYLTLTAATSHSGYEALLMRDRNRLKLGTFHHQMHHRYFECNYGSLEVPWDKMFGSFHDGTPEANERMKERRKRIMGA is encoded by the coding sequence ATGACTGCTTCCAATGACCCTAAGCCCTCCCTTCCCGGTTGGAATTACACTCCTAACGTACCGATCGAGGTATCTCCTCTCTTCCAATGGCCCCCACGACCCTTTGCCGTGCTTCGATGGCTTTGGGATAGCTGGTTCCTGATCTCTGAACGGCTAATCATCGTCGGCATCGCTTTTGCGTCACTTGTCTGGACTCAGCCGCCGTTGGAGGTGACGCGAAATCTTGAACTGGGCTGGATCGCCCAGATCTGGCTCCGCAACATCTTTCTCATGACGCTTATTGCCGGCGGACTGCATATCTACTTCTACAGATGGAACGCGCAGGGCAAGAAGCTGAGGTATGACCCGCGCCCTTTGATGGTGAACGGAAGGCAATTCACCTTGGGCGGCCAGATCCGGGATAATATGTTCTGGACGCTAGCCAGCGGCGTGACCATCTGGACCGGCTATGAATGCCTGATGTTCTGGGCGATGGGCAACGGCTGGGCGCCTGTGCTGAACTGGGAAGATAACCCCGTCTGGTTCGTGGCGCTCTTCCTCGCCATTCCTTTATGGGAGAGCTTCTACTTCTACCTGATCCACCGGGCGCTGCATTGGCCGCCGCTCTATAAGCGTGTCCACTCGCTGCACCATCGCAACGTCAATGTCGGTCCTTGGTCGGGCATGTCGATGCATCCGGTCGAGCATGTGATATTCCTCGGGTCGGTACTGATCCACTGGATTATTCCCGCAAATCCGGTCCACATTCTCTATCACATGCAGTATCTGACTCTGACAGCGGCCACGTCCCACTCGGGCTACGAGGCCCTGCTGATGAGAGATAGAAACCGTCTCAAACTCGGCACTTTTCACCACCAGATGCATCACCGCTACTTCGAATGTAACTATGGTTCACTGGAAGTTCCCTGGGACAAGATGTTTGGTTCCTTCCACGATGGCACGCCTGAAGCGAACGAACGTATGAAGGAGCGCCGTAAGCGCATCATGGGAGCTTGA
- a CDS encoding LysR family transcriptional regulator — MRLSLRAMRYTRTAILRSSIAAAAEELNVAASAVSAAIDQAEEAFGITLVTRARAKGISPTSAGRVILRRMEDLLDRYDAMLIDGAEMRTSLSGVLKIGYYAPVAPAFLPKILAPMLSENPSLSLFLEECDNARAQSGLLDGRYDVILFVADSPVPQIVVERLIHAPTYCLCSSEHRFARQTSVRLLDLVDEPLIILDRPVAKAHYLDLLESSGKPISVVATVNSTEMIRALVGSGLGCSILNMRPVSSSTYAGDNTACLPIEESSIGLTLSLGHVPGPRRRVVQAFSEACKIFFSAPEGRAMIIGV; from the coding sequence ATGAGGCTTTCCCTTCGCGCCATGCGATATACCCGCACAGCGATTCTGCGGAGCAGCATTGCAGCTGCAGCAGAAGAGCTGAATGTTGCGGCCTCAGCCGTATCCGCGGCGATCGATCAGGCCGAAGAGGCTTTCGGCATTACGCTCGTAACCCGGGCGCGCGCGAAAGGTATTTCGCCAACATCTGCCGGACGCGTCATCCTTCGGCGGATGGAAGATCTTCTGGACCGCTACGATGCGATGCTGATCGATGGTGCGGAAATGCGCACGAGTTTGTCAGGTGTTCTCAAGATAGGCTATTATGCGCCAGTCGCCCCCGCCTTTCTTCCTAAAATACTGGCTCCGATGCTGTCGGAAAATCCCAGTTTGAGCCTGTTTCTGGAAGAGTGTGATAACGCTCGGGCGCAATCCGGGCTGCTCGACGGAAGGTATGATGTCATACTATTCGTCGCAGATTCTCCTGTTCCGCAGATCGTCGTCGAACGCTTGATCCACGCGCCGACTTATTGCCTTTGTAGTTCCGAACATCGATTTGCCAGGCAAACGTCGGTGCGGCTTCTGGATTTGGTAGACGAGCCGCTCATCATCCTTGATCGACCCGTGGCAAAGGCACATTATCTTGACTTGCTTGAAAGTAGCGGCAAGCCGATCTCCGTGGTTGCGACGGTAAATTCAACAGAGATGATCAGGGCATTAGTAGGGTCGGGGCTGGGGTGTTCAATTCTGAACATGCGTCCAGTGAGTAGTTCCACCTACGCGGGAGACAACACCGCATGCCTGCCTATCGAGGAATCCTCAATTGGGTTAACGTTGTCGTTGGGGCACGTACCGGGACCTCGCCGGCGCGTCGTGCAAGCTTTCTCCGAAGCCTGCAAGATCTTTTTTTCTGCGCCCGAAGGTCGTGCCATGATCATTGGGGTTTGA
- a CDS encoding RraA family protein, which yields MTPTLLTLLHRVDTPTVCNAIEVVQGKRGFDAFTRGTVLSSAPDSGAIVGYARTAKLSAIAPSSEPVEVVRERRMAYYRYMAEAPNPSIAVIEDLDYPACIGAYWGEINTTVHKGFGIAGALTNGVMRDLGDLPDRFPVIAGSVGPSHGFVHLRDIDCPVTVFGMSVHPGDLIHADRHGAVVIPADVVPQLEAGIAKLMKTERIVLDAARRPDFDFDKFSEAWAEFECQRT from the coding sequence ATGACCCCGACACTTCTGACCCTGCTGCATCGGGTCGACACGCCCACCGTCTGCAATGCCATCGAAGTGGTGCAAGGCAAACGCGGGTTCGATGCCTTCACGCGCGGCACGGTTCTGTCCTCGGCCCCCGACAGCGGCGCGATCGTAGGCTATGCCCGCACCGCGAAGCTGTCGGCCATCGCACCCTCCAGCGAACCGGTCGAGGTGGTCCGCGAACGCCGCATGGCCTATTACCGCTATATGGCCGAGGCCCCGAACCCCTCCATCGCGGTGATCGAGGATCTGGATTACCCGGCCTGTATCGGCGCCTATTGGGGCGAGATCAATACCACCGTTCACAAGGGCTTTGGCATCGCGGGCGCGCTGACCAACGGCGTGATGCGCGATCTGGGCGACCTGCCGGACCGGTTCCCGGTGATCGCCGGATCTGTTGGTCCCAGCCACGGCTTCGTGCATTTGCGCGATATCGACTGTCCGGTGACCGTCTTTGGTATGTCCGTCCATCCCGGCGATCTGATCCATGCCGACCGCCACGGCGCGGTGGTCATCCCTGCAGATGTCGTCCCCCAGCTTGAGGCCGGGATCGCCAAGCTGATGAAGACTGAGCGTATCGTGCTGGACGCTGCCCGCCGCCCGGATTTCGACTTCGACAAATTCTCCGAAGCTTGGGCCGAGTTCGAGTGTCAGCGGACCTGA
- a CDS encoding alpha/beta fold hydrolase: MTPLLFLPGMMCDARLFAPQIAALSAHRAVMTCPAGGYDSMQALAADILSYAPPQFALAGLSMGGILAMEVLRQAPDRIAGLALMDTNPLAELDEVKARRGPQIAAVRQGGLAEVMRGQMIPNYLHAPDPDGSISALCLQMALDLGPQVFVNQSLALRDRPDQTQVLRGHRGPTLILCGESDRLCPVARHRLMHELLPHATLQIVPHAGHLPVLEQPEHTTALLRRWLEEL, from the coding sequence ATGACCCCCTTGCTGTTTCTGCCTGGCATGATGTGTGACGCGCGTCTATTCGCGCCGCAGATCGCCGCGCTGTCGGCGCATCGCGCCGTCATGACCTGTCCGGCGGGGGGGTATGACAGCATGCAGGCGCTAGCCGCCGATATCCTGTCCTATGCGCCGCCGCAGTTTGCCCTGGCAGGGCTGTCGATGGGCGGCATCCTGGCGATGGAGGTTCTGCGCCAGGCCCCCGATCGCATTGCCGGTCTTGCGCTGATGGACACAAATCCCCTGGCCGAACTGGATGAGGTCAAGGCCCGCCGCGGCCCTCAGATCGCGGCGGTTCGGCAGGGCGGTCTGGCCGAGGTCATGCGCGGCCAGATGATCCCGAACTATCTGCACGCGCCGGATCCCGACGGCTCTATCTCGGCGCTGTGCCTGCAGATGGCGCTGGATCTTGGGCCGCAGGTCTTTGTGAACCAGTCACTGGCGCTACGCGACCGCCCGGATCAAACACAGGTGCTGCGCGGTCATCGCGGCCCGACCCTGATCCTGTGCGGTGAATCCGACCGGCTGTGCCCGGTTGCACGGCATCGATTGATGCACGAATTGCTGCCCCACGCGACCCTGCAGATCGTGCCGCATGCCGGCCACCTGCCGGTTCTAGAACAACCCGAACACACAACGGCGCTGCTGCGGCGCTGGCTGGAGGAGCTATGA
- a CDS encoding cupin domain-containing protein, whose product MTTIDQRIVRYGELKPCKTAFIDAHTPGSDRKENFTIIGGGVSESPDQHVHIRDTPGFNIGAAGQPPNCRNSLHSHTTAEVFFVLKGRWRFFWGRYGTAGEFVAEEGDIFNIPTGIFRGFENIGTDYGMIMAILGGDDAGGGVTWAPQVIEEARAHGLILGENGKLYDSKRGQSLPHGVSPMPVLTDEQLKAYPEVPVQDVVRDYVARYWDLMALAAKAPAKVIGPNGLLKDRPGFEVDFLTRGSIPAAMVTPDRHTVLMPMRGYWKLSVQGYETVLNPGDTCLINPGEAYALEPAMTGEASLYRVTATDDPAGATWSGK is encoded by the coding sequence ATGACCACCATCGACCAGCGGATCGTCCGCTATGGCGAACTGAAGCCTTGCAAGACCGCCTTCATCGACGCCCATACGCCGGGCTCGGACCGCAAGGAAAACTTTACGATCATCGGCGGCGGCGTGTCCGAAAGCCCTGATCAGCATGTCCATATCCGTGACACGCCGGGCTTCAACATCGGCGCGGCGGGTCAGCCGCCGAACTGCCGCAACTCGCTGCACTCACACACCACGGCCGAGGTCTTCTTTGTCCTGAAGGGCCGCTGGCGGTTCTTCTGGGGCCGTTATGGCACCGCAGGCGAATTCGTGGCGGAAGAGGGAGATATCTTCAACATCCCGACCGGCATTTTCCGCGGGTTCGAGAACATCGGCACTGATTACGGCATGATCATGGCAATCCTGGGCGGCGACGATGCCGGGGGCGGCGTGACCTGGGCGCCGCAGGTCATCGAGGAAGCCCGCGCCCATGGCCTGATCCTTGGCGAGAACGGCAAGCTCTATGACAGCAAGAGGGGCCAGAGCTTGCCACATGGCGTCTCGCCCATGCCGGTGCTGACGGACGAGCAGCTGAAGGCCTATCCCGAGGTTCCGGTTCAGGATGTCGTGCGCGATTACGTCGCCCGTTATTGGGACCTCATGGCGCTGGCGGCTAAGGCGCCCGCCAAGGTCATCGGGCCGAACGGTCTGCTGAAGGATCGCCCCGGCTTCGAGGTCGATTTCCTGACCCGCGGGTCGATTCCGGCAGCCATGGTCACCCCAGACCGCCACACCGTGCTGATGCCGATGCGCGGGTATTGGAAGCTGAGCGTGCAGGGGTATGAGACTGTCCTGAATCCCGGCGACACCTGCCTGATCAATCCGGGCGAGGCTTACGCGCTGGAACCCGCCATGACAGGCGAGGCCAGCCTGTATCGTGTCACCGCGACCGACGATCCGGCCGGCGCAACCTGGTCCGGCAAGTAA